One genomic segment of Candidatus Cloacimonadota bacterium includes these proteins:
- a CDS encoding uracil-DNA glycosylase gives MFSHQELQFCTRCSLHKTRTYALAGEGNPDADVMLIAQAPGECEDKENRMFVGPSGKILHSLLRETNITEHELYMTNLIKCTLPKNRRPKQEEVHACSYYLEQEIDTSHPSIVVPLGYYATKYLFEKYGLQQFSKKEFPEHIAKLKVVEDITLFPLSHPALVLYHQQLYDNAMKNFMKLYDLMKAIKQS, from the coding sequence ATGTTCTCGCACCAAGAACTCCAATTTTGTACCCGTTGTTCGCTTCACAAGACTCGAACATATGCACTTGCGGGTGAAGGAAATCCCGATGCTGATGTCATGCTTATTGCTCAAGCACCCGGTGAATGTGAGGACAAAGAGAATAGAATGTTTGTGGGTCCGTCAGGGAAAATCTTGCATTCACTCTTGAGAGAAACCAACATCACAGAGCATGAACTCTACATGACAAATCTCATCAAATGTACACTTCCCAAAAACAGAAGACCGAAGCAAGAAGAAGTTCACGCATGTTCATATTATTTAGAACAAGAAATTGATACTTCTCATCCATCAATTGTCGTTCCTCTGGGTTATTATGCAACAAAATATCTTTTTGAAAAATATGGGCTTCAGCAATTTTCAAAAAAGGAATTTCCTGAACACATTGCAAAATTAAAGGTTGTTGAAGACATCACCCTCTTTCCACTGTCTCATCCAGCTCTTGTGCTGTATCACCAGCAATTATATGATAATGCAATGAAGAACTTTATGAAATTATATGATTTGATGAAAGCAATCAAACAATCATAA
- a CDS encoding FAD-dependent oxidoreductase — translation MKKYDVIIIGGGPSGIITGVTAKKQNPDKIFLMIKEEEKGLVPCGIPYVFHDLDDIDQNKMGPKPFIDAGGEVLVDTVTTIKTDEKSIETKSGQTFSYDKLLLATGSTPLIPKFIKGYDLKGVEYIKKSYHYIEQLKKKTDAAKHIVVIGAGFIGVEISEQLAKHKDKTVSLVEAEPHCLFRAFSTDFAEEADKVVKASGVNLYTGLKVEKIIGKDGIVSGVLLSDGQIIEAEIVISAVGYTPSCCLAQDAGIEINELGAIRVDNYLRTSAKDVYAVGDCSQTRGFITGRTDNIMLASTATAEARVLGYNLFCIKLLRNFAGTLSVFSTEIHGKVFASAGAIEQTARDANVQFVIGRAQDVDRHPGNLPGVNQLIVKLIVSPENGEIIGGEILGGKSVGEMINTVSLAIQKAVTVYELVSFQIGTHPLLTTAPTKYLLIKAAENAIANIKAHSVNC, via the coding sequence ATGAAAAAGTATGATGTCATCATTATTGGTGGTGGACCTTCGGGTATTATCACAGGTGTAACTGCAAAGAAGCAGAATCCGGACAAGATATTTTTAATGATAAAGGAGGAGGAAAAGGGTCTCGTTCCATGCGGTATACCTTACGTATTCCACGATCTTGACGATATTGATCAGAACAAAATGGGACCCAAGCCGTTTATCGATGCTGGCGGCGAGGTATTGGTTGATACGGTAACGACCATAAAAACTGATGAAAAATCAATTGAAACCAAATCAGGGCAGACTTTTTCTTATGACAAACTCCTTCTGGCAACAGGTTCAACACCACTCATTCCAAAATTTATAAAAGGATATGACCTTAAAGGTGTCGAATATATTAAAAAAAGCTATCACTATATCGAGCAACTTAAGAAAAAAACCGATGCAGCAAAACACATTGTCGTCATTGGTGCTGGATTTATCGGTGTGGAAATATCCGAACAGCTTGCAAAACATAAGGACAAAACAGTCTCTCTTGTCGAAGCTGAACCGCATTGTCTTTTTAGAGCATTCTCAACCGATTTTGCAGAAGAAGCTGATAAAGTAGTAAAAGCCTCAGGGGTCAATCTATATACCGGACTCAAGGTTGAAAAGATTATAGGAAAAGATGGAATAGTCTCTGGCGTATTACTCTCTGATGGTCAGATCATAGAAGCTGAAATCGTGATCAGTGCTGTTGGATATACTCCAAGCTGCTGCCTTGCTCAGGATGCTGGAATTGAGATCAATGAACTTGGAGCGATTCGTGTAGATAATTATCTTAGAACCTCTGCAAAAGATGTATATGCAGTTGGTGATTGTTCCCAGACCCGGGGATTTATTACCGGACGAACCGATAATATTATGCTCGCATCCACAGCCACTGCAGAAGCTCGAGTTCTCGGTTATAACCTGTTCTGCATTAAACTTTTGAGAAATTTTGCAGGCACCCTTTCCGTGTTTTCAACCGAGATACATGGAAAAGTCTTTGCATCTGCGGGAGCAATCGAACAGACAGCCAGAGATGCAAACGTACAGTTCGTCATCGGGAGAGCTCAGGATGTTGACCGTCATCCGGGAAATCTACCAGGTGTCAATCAGCTTATTGTTAAACTCATTGTTTCTCCTGAAAATGGCGAGATCATCGGCGGTGAAATCCTTGGTGGCAAGTCAGTTGGCGAGATGATCAATACCGTAAGTCTTGCTATCCAAAAAGCAGTAACCGTCTATGAACTGGTTTCATTCCAGATCGGCACTCATCCCCTACTCACCACAGCTCCAACAAAATACCTGCTTATTAAAGCTGCCGAAAATGCAATTGCTAACATTAAAGCACACTCAGTAAATTGCTGA
- the tsaA gene encoding tRNA (N6-threonylcarbamoyladenosine(37)-N6)-methyltransferase TrmO, whose translation MNKNNKIIEFSPIGVIHTPHKETSKIPIQPVFAQGIKGTVEIYPEFIEGLKDLEQYSHIILFYYFHKSDKTMLNVKPYLQDELHGIFATRAPHRPNKIGMSVVKLSRIVNNILCIQDVDMLDETPLIDIKPYIARFDLKDKVRSGWQDEVSDNEAHQRGKRDYKKEEE comes from the coding sequence ATGAATAAAAACAATAAAATCATTGAATTCTCCCCAATAGGAGTCATTCATACACCTCATAAAGAGACTTCGAAAATACCGATCCAGCCTGTGTTTGCACAAGGAATTAAAGGAACAGTCGAGATATATCCGGAATTTATTGAAGGGCTCAAAGATCTTGAACAATATTCTCATATTATTCTGTTCTATTATTTTCATAAATCCGATAAAACAATGCTTAACGTCAAACCATATCTACAGGATGAGTTGCATGGGATCTTTGCAACGAGAGCGCCACATCGTCCAAATAAAATCGGTATGAGTGTCGTGAAATTATCCAGGATCGTGAACAACATACTTTGTATCCAAGATGTGGACATGCTCGATGAAACGCCACTTATCGATATCAAGCCCTACATTGCTCGTTTTGATTTGAAAGACAAGGTGCGTTCCGGCTGGCAGGACGAAGTATCTGATAACGAAGCACATCAGAGAGGAAAAAGGGATTATAAAAAAGAAGAGGAATGA
- a CDS encoding uracil-DNA glycosylase produces MKYTKDNNECKWYQVCPMKYYFEAGKLDEKWIRDYCHGNWLRCIRYQMEEHGQFHSDNMLPDGSIDDNLK; encoded by the coding sequence ATGAAATATACAAAAGATAATAATGAATGTAAATGGTATCAGGTATGCCCGATGAAATATTATTTCGAAGCCGGTAAACTCGATGAAAAATGGATCAGGGACTATTGCCACGGTAACTGGCTAAGATGTATTCGATATCAAATGGAAGAACACGGACAGTTTCATTCGGATAATATGCTTCCGGATGGTTCGATCGATGATAATTTGAAATGA